The following is a genomic window from Ethanoligenens harbinense YUAN-3.
CAAGTTCGATTCGGTCAAATCCGACGTGCTTACCGATATGAAAAACCCGGCGTTTCTGAAGATGCTGGACAATTACAAGGGGATCACGGTCAACAACAGCACCATCAGCCGCTACGACGTCACCAATGTGAAAGATTCCTGACACCGCCGCATGTTTTCCGGAAGCGGGTGTTTGCCATTTGGGTAAACACCCGCTTTTATGCTGTTATTTACAGGTTGCCTGTGGCGTACATGATGACCGACAGCACGCAGAGCGGCGCCGTTTCGGTGCGCAGGATGCGCGGCCCCAGCGTGCAGACGCGCACACCCAGTTCCCCCGCCAGCGCGACTTCCTCATCTGCAAAGCCGCCTTCCGGTCCGATGCAGACGCCGATCTCCCGCACGCCGTTCCATACGCCGAGATGCGCATCACCGCCCTTTTCATAAAACAGCACGCCGCGCTCCATACCGGCCAGTTCCCGGGCGGCCGCGGAAAAATCCACCGCTTCGCCCACCACCGGCAGCCGCCCACGTCCGCTCTGCTTGGCCGCCTCGGCGGCGATCTTCTGCCAGCGGGCCGTCTTTTTGGCCAGCGTGGCCCTGTCCGGGCGGGAGACACAGCGCGCCGTCAGCACGGGCACGACGCGGCTCACGCCGAGCTCCACGGATTTCTGCACGATCAGTTCCATCTTGTCCGCTTTGGGCAGCCCCTGAAACAGCGTGACATGCACGCTCGGTTCGGCGATGGTGGGCCGCTTCTCCAGCACGCGCAGCTCCACCGCGTCTGGCGCAGCGGACAGAATTTCGCAAAGGTAGTCGCTCCCCGCCAGATCGCAGACCGTCAGTTTGTCACCCGGCCGCATGCGCAGCACCCGCGCGATATGCGCGGCATCCGCACCGGTGATGCATCCGTGTGTTTCGTCCACATCCTGCGTGAAAAAACGCGGCATCCCTTCACCCCTTTTTGCAGCACAGGCAGTGCCAGCCTTTTTCCTCGTCTTCCTCCACGGGGAACAGCCGGTGCCCGGCCAGCGCCTGCGCCACCTCGTCCCGCCGACCCTCGATGATGCCGGAGGTGACGAGCACGCCGTCCGACGCCAGCACCCGCGCGATGAACGGCGCCAGCCCGATGATGACGTCCGCCACGATGTTGGCAAACACCAGATCGTACCCCGCGCCCACACGCGCGCGAAGCATGTCGTCGGTCAGCACATCACCCGTATAGACCTCCAGCACCTCCTCGGGAATGCCGTTGAGCGCCGCGTTTTCAAGCACCGTGTCCCGCGCGATGGGGTCGATATCCACCGCCGTGGCTTTCTCCGCGCCGAGCAACAGGGAGATAAGCGAAAGAATGCCGCTGCCGCACCCGAGGTCGAGCACCTGCGCGCCCTTGCGGACATAGCGCTGCGCCGCCTGCACACAGAGACGGGTGGTCTCATGCGTGCCGGTGCCAAACGTCATGCCGGGATTGATGGAAAAGACCGTATAGCCCTGCACCTCCTCCGAGAGCGGCTCCCATGCGGGCCGGATGAGCACATTGCCTACCGGCGTGGGTTTGAAATACTTCTTCCAGTTATTGGCCCAGTCCTCTTCCGAAACATGGACCGTTTCCAATGTCAGCCGGCCGTAGGCATGCGCGCCGTCCTGCGCGCGCATGGCGTCCATCTCCTGCCGGATGGCCTGCACCGTCTGCGGTGCCGTGAGAACCGGCAGATACGCTTTGATTTTGGTCTCGCCCGCCATTTTTTCACGCAGCTCGTTGTCCACATAGTCCCAGTATTGCCGGTTGTTCTCCAGAAACTCGTTGAAATCGGTTTCGTCCTCGATCTCCACACCGGTGATGCCGAGCAGGCAGAGCCTTGCCGTGACGGCCTCCTCGCCCGCATGCGTACTGTAGA
Proteins encoded in this region:
- a CDS encoding 16S rRNA (uracil(1498)-N(3))-methyltransferase, yielding MPRFFTQDVDETHGCITGADAAHIARVLRMRPGDKLTVCDLAGSDYLCEILSAAPDAVELRVLEKRPTIAEPSVHVTLFQGLPKADKMELIVQKSVELGVSRVVPVLTARCVSRPDRATLAKKTARWQKIAAEAAKQSGRGRLPVVGEAVDFSAAARELAGMERGVLFYEKGGDAHLGVWNGVREIGVCIGPEGGFADEEVALAGELGVRVCTLGPRILRTETAPLCVLSVIMYATGNL
- the prmA gene encoding 50S ribosomal protein L11 methyltransferase, producing MDYTQVTIYSTHAGEEAVTARLCLLGITGVEIEDETDFNEFLENNRQYWDYVDNELREKMAGETKIKAYLPVLTAPQTVQAIRQEMDAMRAQDGAHAYGRLTLETVHVSEEDWANNWKKYFKPTPVGNVLIRPAWEPLSEEVQGYTVFSINPGMTFGTGTHETTRLCVQAAQRYVRKGAQVLDLGCGSGILSLISLLLGAEKATAVDIDPIARDTVLENAALNGIPEEVLEVYTGDVLTDDMLRARVGAGYDLVFANIVADVIIGLAPFIARVLASDGVLVTSGIIEGRRDEVAQALAGHRLFPVEEDEEKGWHCLCCKKG